The segment AAGTCACGCCATGCGATACCGACTCTCGTTCCTGTTGCTTGTTTCGTTAGGGCTGAGCCGAGGCGCCGACGCGCAGATCAAGATCTACGTATCCGCTGACATGGAAGGGGTCACCGGGGCGGTGACGGACGAACAACTCGGTCCCGATGGATTCGAGTATCAGCGGTTCCGCTCGTTCATGACCCAGGAGGTCCTCGCGGCGATCCGGGGGGCGCGCGCCGCGGGGGCCACCCAGATCCTCGTGAGCGACTCGCACGGAAACGGACAGAACCTCCTCATCGACGAGCTGCCCGAGGACGTACAGGTCGTACGCTCGTGGCCTCGGCCGCTGGGGATGATGGAGGGTATCGACGAGAGCTTCCACGCGGTGCTCTTCATTGGCTACCACAGCTCGACGTCGAATCCCGACGGAGTGCGGGCCCACACCTTCTCGAGCGCAACCCTTACTGACGTTCGACTCGACGGCCGCTCGGTCGCCGAAGCCGACTTCAACGCGGCGATCGCGGGTCACTTCGGCGTGCCCGTGGTCATGATCTCGGGCGATGACGCGATCGTGGCCGAAGCCAAGGCCAAGATCGGCGACCTGGAAGGGGCGGTCGTCAAGTGGGCGAGAAGCTTTCACTCGGCGCGCACGTTGACTCCCCAAGCCGGCTACAAGGTCATCGAAGCCGCCGCGAAACGGGGTGTCGAGCGGCGAAGCGAGATCCCTCCTCTCCGTTCGGCGGGACCGGTCGCGCTCGAGGTGAGCTTCAAGCACTATCGGCAGACCGAGCTACTCGCTTATCTCCCGATGGTCCAGCGTATCGACTCGCACAGCATCCGTTTCGAGGCGCGCGATATCCTCGAGGCGTCCCGCTTCATGCAGTTCGTGAACGGCTACCAACCCGGGCTCTCGCCTTAGTTGCCATGGCCGGTTACTCGGGTACGCCGCTCCCTCAGAAGCTCGGGATCAAGGAAGGCCATCGCGTCGGCCTGCTCGACGAGCCGGACGATTTCGCAAAAACCCTGGGACGACTGCCCCAGGACGTCTCGATCGTGCCTGCTAGTCGAGGACGCGATTTCGACATCGTTCTCTTCTTCGTGACCAACCCGGCGCGTCTTGCGTCTCGGCTTCCCACGATCAAGAAGAAGATGTCCCCCGAGACCGCGCTCTGGGTTTGCTGGCCGAAAAAGAGCTCGCCGCTCGCCACCGACCTCGACGAGAATGGGGTCCGCGCTGCCGGCCTCGCCTCCGGTATCGTCGACGTCAAGATCTGCGCGGTCGACGAGGACTGGTCGGGCCTGAAATTCGTCTACCGCGTGAAGGACCGGCCCCAGGTCAGCAAAGCTCGAAAGAAGTAGACGGGGGACCGCCGCTTCGACTCATCCGAGATCCTTCAACCGGTCCTCGAGCTCGTCGGCCATGCCGTCGTGGTGGTGCGATCGCGCCGAATCGATTCCTTTTCGGAGGGCCCAACGGGCCTCGTCGAGTCGGTTCAGCCTCCGATAGGCCTCGGCGAGAAGGCGGTAGGCGGCTCCCTCGTCAGAGTCCTTGCCTACGTAGGCCTCGAGCTCGTCCGCAGCTTCTTCGTACTGGGCGCTCTTGAACAGCTCGTTCGCGAGCATGTACCGCGTCATCGAATCATTGGGCGCCTTCGCCAACAGCTCGCGCAACTTCCGAACACGTTCCTCGGACACGGCCTCACCTCCCCGACACGAACTCGAGCACAGCCCGAAGGACCTCCGCATCGACTTCGGCTGCCGTCTTACCATACTTCTTGGGAACCTTGTGACCGTGATCGGCCCCCTCGACGAGATGGAGCTTCGCGCCCAAAGTTGCGACCAGCGGCTCGAGCAGATCGAGATCGGCAAAGGAGTCTCTCGTCCCGCTGACGAACAACATCGGCGCACGGATTGCCGCGAGGTGGTCCTTCCTCTGGCGGTCTCTCTTTCCCGGGGGATGGAGCGGATAGGCGAGGAACACGAGACCATCGCACGGGTAGCCCTCGGCAACGAGATGGGAAGCCATTCGTCCCCCCATCGATCGGCCGCCGAGAAAGAGCTTCGTCGGCCTGAGCTCGGCGCGGACCCAATCGGCCACCGATCGCCAGGTGTCGACGAGCGTCGTTGGCTTGTCGGGAGTACGCTTCTTGTTCTCAGTGTACAGAAAATTGAAGCGAACGGCGGTGGTTCCGGCCGCGGCCAGACTCATCTGGAGCGAAACGATGGAAGGCGTGTCCATCGTACCCCCTGCCCCGTGAGCGATGACGACGGTTGGTGCAGACTCCTTGCCGGCAATCGAGAGCGAAACGTCCCCGAGAGGCGTCCCTTCCCGGGAGACAACGGGAACCTTCACAGGATGCGCTGACCGAACGCGGAAGCCACCATCTCGACCGCGACTTCCGCCGTCGAGTTTCGGATGTCGAGAATGGGGTTCACTTCCGCGATCTCCATCGAGACGAGGCGCTCACTCTCGGCAACGAGCTCCATGACCGTATGCGTTTCCCGGTACGTGAGACCTCCGCGCACCGGCGTACCCACTCCGGGGGCGACGCTCGGGTCGATCACGTCCACATCGAAGCTGACGTGCATACCATCCGTCGATCGGTTCGCGATCTCGAGCGCCTCAGACGTGACGTCATAGATGCCGCGACGGTCGATTTGATCCATGGTGAATACCCGGAGACCGATGTC is part of the Vicinamibacteria bacterium genome and harbors:
- a CDS encoding M55 family metallopeptidase, which gives rise to MRYRLSFLLLVSLGLSRGADAQIKIYVSADMEGVTGAVTDEQLGPDGFEYQRFRSFMTQEVLAAIRGARAAGATQILVSDSHGNGQNLLIDELPEDVQVVRSWPRPLGMMEGIDESFHAVLFIGYHSSTSNPDGVRAHTFSSATLTDVRLDGRSVAEADFNAAIAGHFGVPVVMISGDDAIVAEAKAKIGDLEGAVVKWARSFHSARTLTPQAGYKVIEAAAKRGVERRSEIPPLRSAGPVALEVSFKHYRQTELLAYLPMVQRIDSHSIRFEARDILEASRFMQFVNGYQPGLSP
- a CDS encoding DUF3052 domain-containing protein, with protein sequence MAGYSGTPLPQKLGIKEGHRVGLLDEPDDFAKTLGRLPQDVSIVPASRGRDFDIVLFFVTNPARLASRLPTIKKKMSPETALWVCWPKKSSPLATDLDENGVRAAGLASGIVDVKICAVDEDWSGLKFVYRVKDRPQVSKARKK
- a CDS encoding tetratricopeptide repeat protein; this translates as MSEERVRKLRELLAKAPNDSMTRYMLANELFKSAQYEEAADELEAYVGKDSDEGAAYRLLAEAYRRLNRLDEARWALRKGIDSARSHHHDGMADELEDRLKDLG
- a CDS encoding alpha/beta fold hydrolase: MKVPVVSREGTPLGDVSLSIAGKESAPTVVIAHGAGGTMDTPSIVSLQMSLAAAGTTAVRFNFLYTENKKRTPDKPTTLVDTWRSVADWVRAELRPTKLFLGGRSMGGRMASHLVAEGYPCDGLVFLAYPLHPPGKRDRQRKDHLAAIRAPMLFVSGTRDSFADLDLLEPLVATLGAKLHLVEGADHGHKVPKKYGKTAAEVDAEVLRAVLEFVSGR